TAAGTTGTCCAAAGTCCAATGCTGACTTTTTCTCCAGCTCACTCATGTAGTGAGGTGGTTTACTGGCTACAATACCGGGTATGTACTTGCCCTCGCTATTTCTTACCCACACCTTTGTAGCAGGAATGTTACTGGTAACCCAGCTTCCAATGGGAATAATCTGCAGACAACCATTGGGACGAATAGCTTGCACCATAAAACCCACTTCATCACTGTGAGCATCCAATTGCACTATAGGACGTCTACCGGAATTTTCCTTACGATATATGAAAAGATTTCTCATAGTATCTTCTTTTATCTTTCCTAGACCTTCACTGTAACTTCTAGCTATATCTACTACCTGATCCTCAAAACCCGATACCCCCATTGCATTTGATAGGTCTGATATCATTTTTATATTACTTTCTTTGCTTAAGTACTTCATGTAAAATAACTCCTTTGTTTATTCTATTTTATCATTACTATTATACTCCTATATGCTTACTACAGGCAAATCAACTTTTTCCATCTCCTAGAGCAAGAAAGGGAGTGACAGATTATAACGCTTCCTAGAGTCTTTCACTGTCAGCAGTTTGGTACACTTAATTAGAAACCTATGTCCATAGGCGTAAAAAACTGGCCCCTAACAAAATTTAGTGGCCAGTTATAATTAATCCCATAAGGTCATATAATGATTGTCACCCATCTTAAATATCTTTTTTCTACTAGATATTTCTTGATTATTTTATAAACAGTATACCATTTTGCATTACAATAGTTACATTAAGGTTTGATCCCTTTGCGAGAGAATATTTACCGAACTTTTCCCACATCGTATTTTTTCCAAATCTTTGGCCAAAGTATTCCATTGCTGTATAATGCTAAAAATGCGCGAAATTTTACTTTACTGAACTGCCCATTTCTAACAAGTATTTCTTGTTCTACACCGCCCATCCTTATTAAATAGCCGGTTTCCTTAAAATCATTATTAAGATAAAAGCGTTTACGGCGTTCCTGTTCTTTGGTTTTGTCGGTATTACCATACTCAATTGTAACAATCATCTTTTTCATAGGATAAAGTTTTTTCAATTCATTCAATATTTCTCTTCCGTAGCCTTTTGAACGTAATTCTTTATCTACTGCAAAGAACATAAGAAAAACTTGTTTAAATTGGACAGCAAAGTATATAAAACCACACAATTTGTCATTATCATAAAAAGAGAGGAATTTCGTATTCCAAAGCTTTGACATAACAACCATCATACAAAATGGCAACCGCCCATTTGGAGGGAATGAATCAAAATAAATCGCCTTTACGTCTTTACTTTTAAGTTTGACTTTTCTTACTTTAAGTTCCATATAATTTCCTTCTAACTCATAATCAATAATTTGCAGGAAGTTTCTCAGTGAATTTTACCATATTATTACTTCTAGGTCAAACATATTTAGTGTTATATCACTATAATTTTACATCAATCCTGTCAACTCCTATTAAAAGTTAAATTTGTGGATCTCCATAAATTTATTCTCATCAAGCGCTCGATATCTTAATTTTACAAAGTATAAGCATACTTCAACCCCTTTTTTATGTAATCCATTCATCTCTTGTAATAGCAAACCCAATACATACTACTCCCATTTGAAATATTTAATAGAAATTCCTGTACACAGTATGCTTACTGTCCCCATAACAATCACAGGTAGTTTTATGTTATCTACTGTAAGTCCGAGAAAAGCTGCCTTCATCAATTGAATACCTTGTGTTATAGGAAATACACTTACTAATTTTTGAATAAGCTCAGACATGACTTCCAAATACTACTTGATACTGCTAAAACCTGATTTCATTGCTAACCGTCTAATTAATGGATTATACATAGCAGGAGATTTTAAATTCTTAAGAAGCAAATTAAACTTGATGCCTTTCACCATATTGTGTTATCCTTGCAGTTAAAACACAGCTTCACCTCTTTTATAGTTTCCTTAACTTGTTTAGGCTAGTTATCAGAAAGATTTACAACCCATCTCTCTTTTTTTAATTCAAAATGAGCAATTATTATTTTACCAACATCAAAGAGTTTTACTGACAGATACATAATAATTGGACTCCAGCTCGTAAAAGCAGCCATAAGAAACAGCATAGGAATCGTAACCAGAGTAGTACAACCATCTACCCACATACAGACCTTTGTATCTCCACCTGCCCGTGAAACAGCCAACTGAGTATTTAAATACGTCCATAATGGCATGAACATTGCCATCATCATTAGCATACTTTTGCATATGTTTTTTGCGTTCTGACTTAAGCTACCAAATACTATTGGCACCAATACTGCAGTACTATAACCTATCAAACACATAATACATCCAAATACTACTGCTGCAGATAACATCCATATTTTTTCTTGTCTAGCCTGATTAAGTTGATTACTACCAAGGGATTTTCCTATAACAACCCCCGTTGAAGTAGTAATTCCGCCTAAAGACACAGTGAATAGATTTGCTATGGCAAAGCTTGCTGCCATACCAGATACTACATCGGCTCCGCCCCTACCATTATAGATGGCTGTTGTAATTGTTTCTGAAACAACCCACATCATCTGTGAGAGAATAATCATGGAGCCTTTTCTTAGAATCTGTCCAAAAAGTTTAAAATTAATGCGTTTGAGAACTGATAGATCGATAAAGTCCGGTTTATCTTTTATTGTATAAACAATAAAAAGAATCATTTCAATGGTTTTTGCGATGATGGTAGCATATGCTGCTCCCTTTACTTCAAGTCTTGGCATGCCTAAATTTCCATTAATCAATCCATAGTTTAAGATGGTATTGATTAGTGCCGCTGTCACAGAAATAATCAATGGAACTTTTACCTTTCCTATCTCCCGGTAAGAAGAAGCAATGATATAGGAAATAATTGACTGTAGGCCAATAAATCCCATTAAAAACATATATTCCTCTCCTTGATCTAAAATTAAAGCTGCCTGGGTATTTCCAATGACCATAAGGCTTAGTATTTTTCTTGTAAAGACCATAGTAACTAGAAAATAAACGAATGCCAAGGAGAAGGATGTTACAAGTTTAAATGCAAAGGACTGTTGCATACCCTCTTTATCCTTTGCTCCTGAAAACTGTGTAAGAAAAATTCCACCTGATGTACAGACGGCACCTTGTAATATCATAAAGATAAATAAAACCTGCCCTGAAATATTAACCCCCGACATCTTAATATCTCCAAGGCCTGATACCATAAAGCTGTCAATCAGCGAAACAAGACTTTGAATAAGTGACTGTAGCATAACAGGAATTCCAATTACTAATGCTTTTTTATAGAATTGCATATCTCCAAAGTACTTTTTATCCACCCGTATTCTCAATATCCTCTCTCCTTAACCACTTGATAATTGTTTTTATTTCATTTATAATAATATCGCTCGAATATCGAATAGTATATCTATTTAACACTTAAAAATATCAAAATATATCACATTGGAGCGATATTATGACAAATTTGAGTGATATTATTACAACCCGTAGTGACAGATCCCAGATTGTAGAATATAACAATCCTCTTTTTGAGTGCTTTGCAGTAAAGTCCTATCTATTATGACTTTAGTCTTTCTTTTAACTCTTTTATTTTCGCTTCTATTATTGATATTACTTTTTTAAATTCCTCATCACTTTTACCTGTGGGATCATCCAGTCCCCAATCTTCCCTGTATTTACATGGAAGGTAAGGGCATTCCACATTACATCCCATTGTAATAACAATATCTACTGCAGGTATTTTATCTAACAACTTTGAATATTGAGTTTTCTCCATATCTATATCATAAAGCTCTTTCATTAGGCGCACAGCATCCTGGTTAATCTGAGGTTTTGCTTCTGTGCCGGCAGAGTAGCTTTCAAATATGTCTCCTGCAAAGTACTTACCTAGTGCCTCGGCTATTTGGCTTCGACATGAATTATGAACACATATAAATGCAACCTTAAGTTTATTCTCCATTAATCATTACCTCATTTCTAGCTTTTTTCTGGAAACTAATTCTTTGTATTATTCGCTACCATTACTAATATCAACTTAGCAGGTACTTCTGTTAGAATTATTTTTTATACTCCTTACTTAATTCTATCTTTTATTATCTTCTACATACACAATAAAAACAATAGTAATTTCCCTAATACCAGTTCATTTTGATCAATTACTGCCACATAAAAAGTTCCCTTCTAATAGGCATTTTAGGACAGTTTATATATTTCCGTAATCAATAAAAGTCACAAAACCCAGGCTTTATAAAGCCTGGGTTTTGTGTTATCCAAAGCTGTTATTATAACTTAATACTACAGCTTATGGGCACTATGTTTTTTATTTCATTATTACCCAATCATCAGTTTTTCAAAACTTAGTTTTTCTATTTTTCTGCCGCCAAACCAACAGAAATAATATTCCAATATGAATCTTTTTCTTTGTATTCTCTATCAAAGATCAATGGATCTTGTGATCCCCGCCATGAATGCTGATCATTGATACCCCATAATGTTACAGATGAGATCTTATCTTTATAATCTATATAACATTGGAACAATTCTTTATAAATCTGTGCCTGTTTAGCAGCCATAGCTGCATCCGGTGCCGGTCCGTTGCCATTAATTGCTGTGGCAATATCAAGTTCCGTAATCTGAACATCGTAACCTGCTGCCACAAATTTATCAATGGTTTCTCTGTATTGATCAATCGATGGATAATAAATATTTACATGGCTCTGCATACCGATGCCGTCAACATTACCTGCTGCTTTTGCATCTGCTAATAATTCAATAATCTGTTCCGCTTTTCCTGGATCATATTCGTTATAGTCATTGTAATATAGCTTTATACCAGTACCTTCTGAAGCTTTTCTTGCCAGTTCAAATGCCTTTGTAACAAATGAGTAGTCTCCATAAACATTTTTCCAATGGGATGATTCCAAACTCATGGAAGATACTACTTCGTTACAGATGTCGTAAGCATAGAAGAGACCCGGATATTTTTCTTTAATATGTTCAAATACCTCATCTATAAACTGCTGAAGTCGAATATCCATAGTAGATGCATCTACATATGCACCATTATCATCAAATCCTTCTTTAAAGAACCAAGACGGCGTCTGGCTATGCCATACGAAGGTGTGTCCCCTCATCTTTAAACCATGCTCTACGGCAAAGTCACAATATTGATCCATTTTCGTAAAGTCACATTTAACAGCCCCTGCAGCTTTTGATGCCGCTTGATCTAATAGTACCTCCGGCTTCATATCATTTTCCACAGTGATACTATTGTATTGGGACAATAAATTCTGGGTATATTTCTCGTCGCCTAAACCGTTTAAATGAACTGCTGCCCCTATATAGAATTTATCTGCATATACATCTTTTAAGCTATAGCTTCCAATATCTTTGATTGCTTCATCTAATGCGTCTCTTGCCTGCATTATTTCCTCAGTTGTTGCCTCGGTTTTAGCAAGAATATCTTCTGCAGCAGCTATTGCATTCTTAATCTTTTCCCCATTGTTGAAGTAATCTAAGTTCAAACCGGCATATTTTTGAATGGCACCCATTAAGGTTATTACATCATTCAAAGCATTATATGCCCCATCTAGTTCAGCCTGTGTTGTTGCAGTACCAATTGCTGTATTTGCAGTATTAAGTCTTGTTGTGAAAGCTTCCACACCCTTAGTAAATCCGGTTACATCCATCTTCTTAGCAGTTTCCACTAAAGTCATTAACTTATATGGATTTAGTCCTGGAGCATCTCCGGGCTTTTTACCGGTAAGTACAATTTCACCAAATACGGCCGGGTTCATCCATGCACTATCAGTTGTATCAAACAAAGTAATGGTTCCTGCTCTACTAGATCCAATGCCGTCATTTACCTGTAGTTCTATGCCAAGTATTTTATTATTGTAAGCAAGATTCTGTAATTCAACTCTGGCTTCAACAATATATTCATTATCACCTATCTTAGTAGCTGTATAGAAACGGCTAATATCACCACTGCCCACTGACTGAACATTTTTGTAATTAACTCTGAACTGTAAATCATCGGATCCATACCTGGATGCCTTATCATTATTCTCATCTAGGAATATTTCGATGGAATCTTGCTCATGTAATTGACTGGGTGCATCTGTCATGTTAGGATCTTTCACATGGGCAAGAACATAAAGTGCATTATCATCCCATAACACCTTAAATGTTGCACTTGCTTCTACTGCTGCATTGTTTGTATGAGGAGGCTTAATTTCAATTGCATTATTCCAAACCTCGTCAATTTCACCGTCAATCTTAGGTGTTCCGTATTTAGCAACTATCTTCCCATCTGCCGTAAATCCCTTCTCATCAGTTACTATATCCGAATCAAGATTAGGTGTTTCTTCAGCAAAGAATAAATCCGGTAAAATATTATATAAATACTGATTTACACATTGCCATGTATGGGTACCGTCTTCTAACAAGAGTAAGTATAAGTTACCTTGTGATAAATCTGCATTGTAGATAAAAATCGGATTGCCTTCACTATCTTTATAATTCGCCATATCAGGAATTGCATTTACCATGCCGCTATATGCTATATCATCCGTACCGGTAGCTGCAAATACATAGTAATCGGTCAAATTATAACCTTTTACCGCACTTGTAAAATCATTATTTCCCGGACCACCGCTTAAGGGAATATAATACTTAAAGTAATCAAAGCGATTCCTCATAAGGGTAAATGTACAACCTGCTCCTTGAGAAAAACCTCCAACTGCATGATGACTTCTTGCAGCTTTTAGATCATCCTTAGAACCTGAAGCAGCATAAGTATTATATTTTGTAGCTATAAAAGGCATTATCTCATTGATTAATTCATATTGTAATCTTCCTGATTCCATACCTCTATAGTAAGGGGTAACAATAATCATTGGATCAAGTTCACCATTGGCAATCATCATATCAAGGACTTTCTTCATTACAGTAGTTACATTAGGATCATCATCGCCAAATACTGTATTTTGATCTTCTGCGGTACCATGGATTAAGTATAAGACATTATATCTTGTATTTTTATCTTCAGCATTATAACCTGCCGGAAGATATACAAGCATATCTTTTTGTATTGCATTACCAGCTACACCATCGTCACTATACTCATATGTATCATAATATTCTCTTACAACAGTTCCCTTTGCTTTTTCATCATAAGGTTCTGCAGTAAGATACTCTGCAGGAATTCTTCTGAACTCTTTAATTCTTGCTAATTCCGGATCTATGTCTTTAATGTCTTTATGAACAAGGGCCCTGATTGCTTGATCTAAAGAATCATACAAAGCGTCAACTTGTGCTTGGTCACCTGTAGCAATGGTTGCATCCGCTTTGGCAAGCAGTTCTCTTACCCTTGCTGCTGTATCATCGGTATAGCGGGCTAATTCAATATCATTTGCGATATTTACCAGTTTCAACAAATCATATTTATTGAAGCCCATTACATCTGCGGCATCTTTTTCACAAAGAACAAGTTTACCGAATTTTGTCGGACTTAAATAAGCAGTGCTTGTTTTATCAAACACATTTAAGGTACCAGTTCTGTTGCCATTCTTAGCATCGTTTAACTGCAACTCAAAACCATAGATATTGTTGCCCTTTGCTGGGTTTTGAAGAGCGATTCTGGCTTCTACAATATAACCGGTTACCTTTCCTTCAGAATCTTTCTTCTCAGATACTGCAGTATATAACCGGTCCAAACTACCGCGATCTGCAGAAAGCCTATTATCACAGCTGATTCTGTAATGGGTATCGTCAAGATCAAAGATATTTTCTTTGGCATTATTCCCTTCATCCAGGAAGATTTCAACACAATCTCTGTTATATACGATACCTGATGATGTATCCAGTGCATTATCAGTAACATCTGCCAAAACATAGAGGGCCTTATCATCCCATAATACTTTAAATTTAGCACTGGTATCTGTAGAGCCTGAACCTGATGGAGTGGCCGGAACAAAATCAACTTCATCCCATACCTTATCGATTTCACCATCTATCACAGGTGAACCGTACTTAGCAACCATGTTACCGTCTTTGTCAAAGCCGGTTACTTTTAACTGTGCAATTGCTTTATCTAATGCAGCCATTGCTTCATTCATCTCATTAACCCTTACCTCTGTCTTACCTAGAAGTTTTTCAGCTTCTTCAATTGCTTTCCTTACAGCAGCTACCCCCTCAGCCTGATATAGGGATAAGTCCATGTTTGCTGCTTTTGTAACTGCATTTTCAAATGCAATTACACTATTTAAAGAATCATAAGCCATATCAATTTCCTCCTGAGTTAATTTATCTTTTGCGGCTACATCTTTTGCTGCCTTTAAGTTTGCCTTAAATAATACAGCTGTAACTTCCATCTTCTCGGCAGTATCGATTAACTTAAGTAACTTATAAAGATTAAGTCCGGGCTTATCTTCGGATTTTTTACCGGTTAGAATCACTTCTCCAAATACAGTTGGGTTGCTCCATGCACTGTCTGTTGTATCAAATACATTAATAGTACCTGCTCTACTTGTTCCAATACCGTCATTTACCTGTAATTCTATACCGTAAATCTTATTGTTTGCAGCAATTTTTTGTAATTCAATTCTTGCTTCTATAATGTAGTATCCATCACCTATCTTAGTTGCAGTATAGAATCTGCTAAGATCGCCACTCCCCAATGACTGTTCATTGGCGTAATTTACTCTGAACTGTAAATCATCAGAACCATATGATGATGTCTTATCATTATTTTCATCAAGGAATATCTCAATGGAGTCTTTTTCATATTCTTGATATGGTGCCAGTGTCATGTTGGGATCCTTCACCTGGGCAAGGATATATAGTGCATAATCATCCCATAATAGCTTAAATGTTGCACTTGCTTCTACTGATGCATTACTTGTATAGGGCGGCTTAATCAAGGGGGCTTTATTCCAAACCTCATCAATTTCACCGTCAATCTTAGGAGTTCCAAAATAAGCTACGATTCTACCTTCAGCTGTAAATCCCTTATCATCTACTTTTATTTTCTCATCTACAGGTGGTGTGGGTTTTGGTGGTTTTGGTGTAGGTTTCGATGGTTTTGGCGTTGGTGTCGGTTGCTTTGGTGTAGGTGTAGGCGTAGGTGTATCAGCACCAACACTATAAACCTTACCGTTAACTTCTACATTAACCTTGTATTTGCCTTCTACTTTCGGTATTGCATTAGTATCCACTGCAGTTATCTTTGATTTTGCAGCTGCCTCCTTTTCTATTCTGAGTACTGCTTGATAGGAAGCATTTATATTAAGGACAATATTTGTATTAATTTTAACACCTGGGGTTTCAATATTCAATGTAGGAAGTTCTTTTGCTTTTCCATTGAATTTAATATCACATGGTTGTATAGCGTCAATTTTTGCTTTTCCGTTTATGGTAAGGTCCAGATTGATTTTACTTTTATCTACAACAATCCCACAATCTGCTTTCTTTTCAACTGTTATTTTACTTGATGTAGCCACATGTAGTGTATTACCTTTAGCATATTCCTTCCAACCTTGTTTTAAATCACGTATTGTTATGGTTTTAAATACTCCATTATTATGTATTATTGCCTTTGGTGCATTAACAATCAAATCTTTACCCTTATAGTTACCTTTTGGAATTGTTAATTCCATCTTTTTATTGGAGCTAATTATAATTGTACTGGCTTTGCCTGCTTTTAGAACCTGATTAAGTCGTTCTTGATTGGATACCGTAACTTCCGGTGACACCTTTATTTTTACTTTATCTGTACGAGATTTATTAAGTGTGGTAGCTTTAATTGTTACGGTACCTTTTTTTAATGCAGTTACAACTCCATTGGCATCCACTTTGGCTATGGTAGTATCGCTTGAGGTCCAGTTTACAAAGTCAGATGCTTTTGCAGGCGTATAAGTACAATTTAAGTCGATTTTTTCACCTACAGCCATGGACTGTATCTTATTATTAATAGCTACCTTTGTAGCCGGGTTCTTAGAAGGCTTCTTTACATATACTTTTGCCTTAAGTGTTATGGTTTTTTTCCCTGTTTTAATCTTACAGCTAATAGTTGTACTACCGGGAGCAACTGCTTTTACAAGCCCCTTATTATTAACTGTTGCAACTTTCTTGTTGCTGCTTTTCCATTGGTAGGATGCTTTCTTTGGCTTATTTTTGATATTGAAATCATAAGATTTCCCTACCAAAATATTTCTGTACATTGCCTCTTTAAAGACGGGATCATTTTTTGTTGCTGCACTTGCAACCTGAGTACCTGTTCCTGTCAGATCAAGCAACACCATAGAAATGACAGCCAACATAGAAATGAATCGCTTTAAGAACATACTTTTCTTCATAGAAGCATCTCCTTTTTGAAAATTTTTAAGTCGCTGTAATTAATTTACATTTACAGTTTTATACTACCATATGTCCTATAAGTAATTCAATTAAAGTCTATCAACATATTACCGGTGTTTTTTTGCAAATAGCCGTCTATTTTACATTATTATCTTTCTATTTTATAGAATAAGGCATATTTTTCACAGTTTCACATGGATGGTGTAGGAATAAACCTGCTTGATGGAAGGGGGAAGAAGTCAAATAGAGTATAATGACAAAAAGACAGGATTACTGTCATTAATAATTACAGTAATCCTGTCCTTTATATATTTTGCACACCCAAAGGAGTAAACAATAGAATTCGAATAATATATAATACTTCCTTAATTTGCTTCTTTTACAATTCTAGCAGCTTCTTCTCCTGCAGTTTTTCCAAATACATGAATATCTACAAGTGCATTACCACCTAAACGATTAGTTCCGTGGATTCCTCCTGTTACCTCACCTGCTGCTAAAAGGCCAGGTATTCTCTCACCGTTATTATCCAATACATGAGTTTCTAAGTCAATTTCAAGACCACCCATAGTATGATGTACTGTCGGAACACGTGGTGAAGCATAGAACGGTGCTTTATCTATAGGTTTTCCAAAAAGTGTACGTCCAAAATCAGCATCATATCCTGCTTCTACATAACTATTAAATGTATCATGGGTTTCTTTAAGAACTTGAGGATCAATTCCTATTTGCTCTGCTAATTCTTCAATAGTGTCAGCTCTAAAGACCACACCATCTTCTACTAATTTTTCTACGTCATCGCCCCATATATTTAGGCCTGATTCATTAAGATCAACTTCGTTGTTTGCACAAGAAATTACATAGGACATGGCATTTGTTTGAGCCAGTAGAGCATTTGTCATTGTATCTCTACGTCCATCCTCTGCCATAAATCTCTTACCTTCTTGATTTACCTGATAATAATATTCTACACCTGCTCCGCCAATCCAGCCATTTAGAGAGCCGTCTTTAGGATTTCCAAGTGGTAGAGATTGGATGTATTCCATACCAATAAGATTAGCCCCAGCAGCTTCCGCCATCTTTATACCATCACCTACTATAGCCGGACTGTTTGTTGTAGGTAAATTTTCAGTCAATGAAGGCACATATTCTTGTCTCATTTCTACGTTTGCAGCAAATCCACCTGTAGCAAGTATTACTACTTTAGCTCTAATCTCCATCTCTTGGCCGTTAGATTCACCTTTGATTCCAACTACAGTTCCATTTTCTATTATCAATTCCGTAGCCGGAGAATTTAGTAAAATTTCAACTCCTAGCTTTCTAGCTGTATCTTCATTAGCTTTGATATAATCGTATCCGGCAGAATTAATTGGCAAGTGAGCTCTTGGCCATAATCCACCTGGTACTGTTGTGATTTCATCTGTCCATTGTACTCCATTACCTGCCATCCATTGGCTGGTTACTAAAGATTCATCAACTAATTTTTCAACAAACTCTAACTTTCCGGCATAATCACCACCGGCATAAGTTTGTAATTTATGAAGTGCAAGGGAATCGAATAAACTATCTATTGATCCTTTTTCATAAGCTTCCAAATCAGCTTTTAATTCTTTCATTAATTCAGCATGGCGCTCATTTTTGGGTTCTTCTTTTGTTAATTCCCATGCCTTTTTCATACTTGCTTCATCAGCAGGTTGTACTTTTGCTTGTCTTTCTGGATCAACAGCGTTATACGGTCCTCCAGCTCTAACAGTATTTCCACCCAAAGCAGCAGTTTTTTCAACTAAAATTACTTTAGCACCATTATCAGCTGCTGCAACTGCAGCTGCAAGGCCTGCTCCACCGCCTCCAACTACTACTACATCAGTTTCCTTTATTATAGCTTCACCTTCGGTCTTTTTTATGGCAACTTCTTTTAGGGATTTTACATCCCCACCGGCTTCTTCTACTGCTTTAGAAACAGCTTCGATTATTGCCTTAGAAGTTATTGTAGCTCCACTTATAGAGTCAACACCTAAGGATTGATATTTTACAATATCGGCAGGAAGTTGTTCAATAGCAATGCTTCCAATTCCATTTGTCTCTGAGTTTTCTAGTATCTTTATTTCTGCTATTTCATTATCTGTAAATGTGATTTCTGCCTTAATCTTGCCTACATATCCATCTACTTCAGTTGTGTAAGTACCAGCCTTGAATAATGCTGATGGATCTTTCACAGATTGTTCTTTTTTACTGCATCCAATAAATGAAAAAATCATCATGATTGCCAATGTTATGATTAACATTTTTTGTTTTTTAAAGCTCAAATTTTTCTTCCTCCTAGTTAATAAATGATAATTTTAATGAGAATTTGCTGCACTATACTATCATTGAATTTAATCATTGTCAATAAATTAACATATAGTATTTTCTTCCATTATAATTTTTTTAAGCAACAATTTAAGCTGCACAAGCTTTGCCAGTTTCATTTTATTTGTAAACTTAATGAAGATATGCCTACAAAAATAGAGAGTCAACTTATTGCAATAATAAGTTGACTCTAATATACATCTTCATATGCTACATATGAAGGGCTCAAAGATTACTATTTTTAATAATCATTTCTTTAGAGCGGAAAGATTAAGTACATCAATATCTTTATCCGAACTCAAATCTTTAAAACTACCAGAAATATTTCATGGCATTAAGAAAATACATATTCATTAAAGAATAGACTAATGAATTATTACCACTTCCGGCTCCGCTTAGTTCTCTTAAGGCTACAGGAGAGGATTTACTGAATGTGAAATAATTCACGTTAAATAAATAACCACTGCCTCCTGTAAATACTAAATATAAGTCATGTTTACCGGTAGCACCGCTGACACTGCATGTTACATCTCTCCAGTTTTGCCAACCTCCGGTTCCGGGAACTGAAACATTACCAATTAGCTTACCGGTAGGACTATCTAATCTAAGCTCAATGGTACCACCATTAGTTTCACTTGCAACTCTGGCCTTAAAGCTTGCAGCACCGTAATCGAAATCTATATCTTTGTAAACCACATAATCCCTATTTTCAATATAGCCTATATTATTTCCGCCACCTGTATCTGTGCAGGCTTCCGTTTCAATTCCGGACTGACTATCATAGTTTTCCGCCTCAATCTTTGAAAATGCTGATTTAGGTGTTTCTTGTTTGTCTTTGTCATAATTTCTGATAATTCCAATATCCCAGTTAATCTGCTGATAGGGACCTGATATGTCTGTTGTTCCTTGAATAAGAAATTCAACTTTATTAATATCATTGATTTCTAATTTTTGATTATATCCTGCACGAATAAGTTCCCCATGGGAAACATGGGTAGTCCAC
This genomic interval from Herbinix luporum contains the following:
- a CDS encoding GNAT family N-acetyltransferase, which translates into the protein MELKVRKVKLKSKDVKAIYFDSFPPNGRLPFCMMVVMSKLWNTKFLSFYDNDKLCGFIYFAVQFKQVFLMFFAVDKELRSKGYGREILNELKKLYPMKKMIVTIEYGNTDKTKEQERRKRFYLNNDFKETGYLIRMGGVEQEILVRNGQFSKVKFRAFLALYSNGILWPKIWKKYDVGKVR
- a CDS encoding MATE family efflux transporter yields the protein MRIRVDKKYFGDMQFYKKALVIGIPVMLQSLIQSLVSLIDSFMVSGLGDIKMSGVNISGQVLFIFMILQGAVCTSGGIFLTQFSGAKDKEGMQQSFAFKLVTSFSLAFVYFLVTMVFTRKILSLMVIGNTQAALILDQGEEYMFLMGFIGLQSIISYIIASSYREIGKVKVPLIISVTAALINTILNYGLINGNLGMPRLEVKGAAYATIIAKTIEMILFIVYTIKDKPDFIDLSVLKRINFKLFGQILRKGSMIILSQMMWVVSETITTAIYNGRGGADVVSGMAASFAIANLFTVSLGGITTSTGVVIGKSLGSNQLNQARQEKIWMLSAAVVFGCIMCLIGYSTAVLVPIVFGSLSQNAKNICKSMLMMMAMFMPLWTYLNTQLAVSRAGGDTKVCMWVDGCTTLVTIPMLFLMAAFTSWSPIIMYLSVKLFDVGKIIIAHFELKKERWVVNLSDN
- a CDS encoding arsenate reductase ArsC is translated as MENKLKVAFICVHNSCRSQIAEALGKYFAGDIFESYSAGTEAKPQINQDAVRLMKELYDIDMEKTQYSKLLDKIPAVDIVITMGCNVECPYLPCKYREDWGLDDPTGKSDEEFKKVISIIEAKIKELKERLKS